In Mucilaginibacter boryungensis, a single window of DNA contains:
- a CDS encoding DeoR/GlpR family DNA-binding transcription regulator, with the protein MLKEERQKMIIKEINLHNKVLSTDLSLLLKVSDDTIRRDLKELVDSGKILKVHGGAVSPSFVSTFTTQTDVYAAEEKKRIVQKALKLIKNNSVIVTEGGTTMLELARMIPDHIKATFFTISPQVAITLSEHSNLDVVTIGGKLVKNANLHIGSAVINRLAELRADICFLGANAFSVKDGLTDVDWEVVQVKKALIRCAKKVVVMTISEKLDTVQRLNICGIDKVDYLITELPVNSDILKPYQNTNLVLL; encoded by the coding sequence ATGCTTAAAGAAGAGCGGCAGAAAATGATCATTAAGGAGATCAATCTCCACAATAAAGTATTATCTACAGATTTAAGTTTGTTGCTTAAAGTTTCTGATGATACCATCAGGCGCGATTTAAAAGAACTTGTTGATTCGGGTAAAATTTTAAAGGTGCACGGCGGAGCGGTAAGCCCATCATTTGTTTCAACCTTTACCACGCAAACAGATGTTTATGCAGCCGAGGAAAAGAAAAGAATTGTACAAAAAGCCCTAAAATTAATTAAAAACAACAGTGTTATTGTCACCGAAGGAGGTACGACTATGCTGGAGCTTGCCCGGATGATCCCCGATCACATTAAGGCTACCTTTTTTACCATAAGCCCTCAGGTTGCTATCACACTTTCTGAGCACAGTAACCTGGATGTTGTCACTATTGGCGGAAAACTGGTTAAAAATGCAAATTTACATATAGGTTCGGCTGTAATTAACCGCCTGGCCGAATTGCGGGCAGATATTTGCTTTTTAGGCGCTAATGCTTTTTCGGTGAAGGATGGATTAACCGATGTAGACTGGGAAGTAGTGCAGGTAAAAAAAGCACTTATCCGTTGTGCTAAAAAAGTGGTTGTAATGACTATCTCAGAAAAATTGGACACCGTACAACGGCTAAATATTTGTGGTATCGACAAAGTGGACTATCTTATTACCGAATTGCCTGTAAACAGCGATATATTAAAGCCATACCAAAATACTAATCTTGTCCTGCTTTAG
- a CDS encoding amidohydrolase family protein produces the protein MINRRKFVTGAALSAAGMVMPAGLLKVSSKDKHDEPLTSDAVASYDVMKEVMKYRKIDAHIHVNLFDGPPEGNIAFADRLGINKMIISRPITSGEGTPVNFRSYNDLVMQAMKKYPDRFVGQLTLNVLYQKESLEEIKRCVDNGMVGLKVYTQVKISDPLFYPIIEKMIDLKMIVHCHSNCQLGVAGYRMKYDTKIKPNTSIPEDFVAIATRYPEGMFQYAHIGGGGDWEYACKSFKGHPNIYVDTSGSNNPENMIDFALKELGEDRLFFGSDNCYYQSVGKILASNVTEAQKKKIFYGNYNNVLRKSGRNFD, from the coding sequence ATGATAAACAGGAGGAAATTTGTTACGGGGGCGGCTTTATCGGCTGCGGGTATGGTAATGCCGGCGGGCTTGCTGAAGGTATCATCCAAAGATAAACATGACGAACCTTTAACAAGCGATGCGGTAGCTTCTTACGATGTTATGAAAGAAGTGATGAAATACCGGAAAATAGATGCCCACATCCACGTCAATTTGTTTGATGGCCCGCCTGAAGGAAATATTGCATTTGCCGATAGATTGGGTATCAATAAAATGATTATTTCGAGGCCAATAACCAGCGGTGAAGGTACACCTGTCAACTTTAGATCGTATAACGACCTGGTAATGCAGGCCATGAAAAAATACCCCGACCGTTTTGTAGGTCAGCTTACTTTAAACGTACTTTATCAAAAAGAATCGCTTGAAGAAATAAAACGTTGTGTTGACAACGGGATGGTTGGTTTAAAAGTTTATACTCAGGTAAAAATTAGTGATCCGCTGTTTTATCCTATCATCGAAAAAATGATCGATCTGAAAATGATCGTACACTGCCATTCCAATTGCCAGTTAGGCGTTGCCGGTTATCGCATGAAATATGATACCAAAATAAAACCCAATACTTCCATACCCGAAGATTTTGTAGCTATAGCAACAAGATATCCCGAGGGTATGTTCCAGTACGCGCATATAGGTGGCGGCGGCGATTGGGAGTATGCCTGCAAATCGTTCAAAGGCCATCCAAATATTTATGTAGATACATCGGGAAGTAATAACCCCGAGAACATGATCGATTTTGCCTTAAAGGAATTAGGAGAAGACAGGCTATTCTTCGGTTCGGATAACTGTTATTATCAAAGTGTTGGAAAAATACTGGCCTCGAACGTTACTGAAGCGCAAAAAAAGAAGATATTTTATGGTAACTATAATAATGTATTAAGAAAGTCAGGAAGGAATTTCGATTGA
- a CDS encoding DUF4397 domain-containing protein — MKKILPINTAGKYIFMLMSMIIVLAPACKKDKTTNQGNVTAATSLRLVHSSYNNNATPADLYVDDVKLTTGGAVAFSNASSYYPLTNGSRKISAKTNTGAVLADTTLNIADGIQYSFFIKDRLWTNATNITTTLKTGLIAVADNNTTAPDAGTAKVRFVNMSSQPLNAPLGLLTFLQVNTVGSTAATTTLTQALGLKLFSSDYASLPASSVTFRVYGATSAAALLDPVNTVDLTASLEAGKLYTLYAVSTQYTVKTATKSPLALKLVANN, encoded by the coding sequence ATGAAAAAGATATTACCAATAAATACGGCCGGCAAATACATTTTTATGCTGATGTCGATGATTATCGTGTTGGCCCCTGCTTGTAAAAAAGACAAAACAACAAACCAGGGTAATGTAACGGCAGCAACAAGTTTACGCCTGGTACATAGCTCGTATAACAACAATGCTACCCCTGCCGATTTGTATGTTGATGATGTGAAACTTACTACAGGCGGCGCTGTGGCCTTTTCAAATGCTTCTTCATATTATCCGTTAACAAACGGCTCAAGAAAAATTTCGGCCAAAACAAACACTGGTGCGGTACTTGCCGATACCACGCTTAATATTGCCGATGGTATCCAGTATTCTTTTTTTATAAAGGATAGGTTATGGACAAATGCTACTAATATTACCACCACCTTAAAAACCGGTTTAATCGCCGTTGCCGATAACAATACAACCGCGCCCGATGCAGGGACTGCGAAAGTGCGTTTTGTGAATATGAGTTCGCAGCCGCTAAACGCACCATTAGGGTTGCTTACATTTTTACAGGTAAATACTGTTGGCAGCACAGCGGCAACCACCACATTAACACAAGCACTTGGTTTAAAATTGTTTAGTTCAGACTATGCTAGTTTGCCCGCAAGCTCGGTAACATTTAGAGTATATGGTGCTACATCCGCAGCTGCGCTTTTAGACCCGGTAAATACCGTAGACCTTACTGCGTCCCTGGAAGCAGGTAAGCTATATACGCTGTATGCGGTATCAACTCAGTACACGGTTAAAACAGCTACCAAATCGCCGCTGGCGTTAAAATTGGTGGCAAATAACTAA
- a CDS encoding DUF5017 domain-containing protein, producing the protein MKFRYHYILAAALIILTASCNKDHLQKPGEPSFDVTTDATTYKAGQTITFNINCDADIVAFYSGEPQKEFDYRNGRIIDNSDGGAKLSFNSGVSGGTQGTLSATAPPQLAVLASTDFNGQYDYANVTKATWTDITARFKYATTATLITSTSVDVSDLLVAGKPIYFAYKYITKPQAINGTARSWFLEAFTLVSKKNIGTTNIPVNPTIVNQILAGFRIVDQNPTTAPARSSVSSSRVTLLGNLYDPVNDPGNDPQSENWAVSTAINTASINLGNDKSVAIKDQEKSTPLTNYTFSYAQPGTYKATFVASNNTVNSTKEVVKQIVLTITP; encoded by the coding sequence ATGAAATTCAGATATCACTATATATTAGCAGCTGCCCTCATTATCCTGACGGCATCGTGCAACAAAGACCATCTGCAAAAGCCTGGCGAACCATCATTTGATGTGACAACTGATGCTACAACCTACAAGGCAGGGCAAACCATCACTTTCAATATCAACTGTGATGCCGATATAGTTGCCTTTTATTCAGGCGAACCGCAAAAGGAATTTGACTACCGAAACGGCAGAATAATAGACAATAGTGACGGCGGTGCAAAGCTATCATTCAATAGCGGCGTATCAGGCGGTACCCAGGGTACTTTAAGTGCGACTGCACCACCACAGTTAGCGGTATTGGCTTCAACCGATTTTAACGGTCAATATGATTATGCAAACGTTACCAAAGCTACTTGGACGGATATAACCGCACGTTTTAAATATGCTACAACCGCCACATTGATCACCTCAACTTCAGTTGACGTATCAGACCTGTTAGTAGCAGGCAAGCCTATTTATTTTGCTTACAAGTATATTACCAAACCCCAGGCTATCAATGGAACAGCAAGGAGCTGGTTTCTTGAAGCATTTACACTGGTGAGCAAAAAAAATATAGGCACTACCAACATACCTGTCAATCCAACCATTGTAAACCAGATACTGGCAGGTTTCCGCATTGTTGACCAAAACCCAACAACTGCCCCTGCCCGATCAAGCGTAAGCAGTTCCAGGGTTACTTTGTTAGGAAACCTTTACGACCCGGTGAACGATCCCGGCAACGACCCGCAAAGCGAAAACTGGGCGGTAAGTACGGCTATCAATACAGCTTCCATTAACCTGGGAAATGACAAAAGCGTAGCAATTAAAGACCAGGAAAAAAGCACCCCACTTACTAACTACACGTTCAGTTATGCTCAGCCAGGTACTTATAAAGCAACGTTTGTCGCATCAAACAATACTGTAAATAGCACTAAAGAAGTGGTTAAACAAATAGTACTCACTATTACACCGTAA
- a CDS encoding RagB/SusD family nutrient uptake outer membrane protein, which produces MKKLKCLLILIALISVSSCKKFLSKPKPEDSLAPSTYFQTADQLNYALAAVYNILQSGELYKTKFHYLKGWEADEGFARASNFTTYLNSNQFTSSTADVFAYWRDLYKGIARANVLIANVNSNQSIPQALRDQVRGEALFLRGYYYFLLVQSYGGVPLTTEPVTDINNLDKPRSSIAEVYTQILKDMTDAEGLVLKITQLGYGGRVSKSAVRAILARVCLSMAGQPLNDVAKYADARKWAKMVMDDTEAGHALNPSYSDVFIKVAQDKYDIKESIWEVEFSGDGTGTFSAETGQVGFNCGAVQTAAVAPAVTTVGNASGYMWVTSGLYNSYAPGDVRKGWNVQNYNLAADGTRTYKAFPANQASIYTFPNAKWRREYELVRPYHPNQTPENFTIIRYSDVLLMFAEAENAVNGPTADAYNALNQVRRRAYAIGGIKTITVTNGGSGYTTAPTVSFTGGGAGGGAATAVVSGGKVTAINLSPNHVTWLSYGQYTSAPAVTITGGNGTGATATVTLFNTDDADAPVGMSKPDFLKFIQDERKRELCFESLRKFDLIRWGIYVNTMQAASAQAAADGVGATSVAHMITWYGLVTDKFVLLPIPAQELLNDKALTQNPGWN; this is translated from the coding sequence ATGAAAAAATTAAAATGCTTACTTATTCTTATCGCCCTGATAAGCGTAAGTTCATGTAAAAAGTTTCTGAGCAAGCCCAAGCCGGAAGATAGCCTTGCGCCTTCCACCTACTTCCAAACTGCCGATCAGTTAAATTATGCCCTGGCTGCCGTGTATAATATTTTACAAAGTGGCGAACTTTATAAAACCAAGTTCCATTACCTTAAAGGGTGGGAAGCTGACGAGGGCTTTGCAAGGGCAAGTAACTTTACTACTTATTTAAACAGTAACCAGTTCACCTCATCTACGGCTGATGTTTTTGCCTATTGGCGCGATTTATATAAAGGTATTGCGCGTGCCAACGTATTAATCGCAAACGTAAACAGTAACCAAAGCATACCGCAGGCATTGCGCGATCAGGTGCGCGGCGAAGCCTTGTTTTTAAGGGGGTATTATTACTTTCTGTTGGTACAAAGCTACGGCGGTGTTCCATTAACTACAGAGCCTGTTACCGATATCAATAATCTGGACAAGCCGCGTTCAAGCATAGCTGAAGTATATACGCAGATATTGAAAGATATGACCGATGCGGAAGGCCTGGTATTGAAGATCACTCAGCTGGGCTACGGTGGCAGGGTAAGTAAATCTGCGGTGCGTGCCATACTGGCGCGCGTTTGCCTCAGTATGGCGGGTCAACCGCTGAATGATGTAGCTAAATATGCCGATGCACGCAAATGGGCCAAAATGGTGATGGATGATACCGAAGCAGGACATGCGCTGAACCCAAGTTATTCGGACGTATTTATTAAAGTAGCGCAGGATAAATATGACATTAAGGAAAGTATTTGGGAGGTTGAGTTCTCGGGCGATGGTACCGGTACGTTTTCCGCTGAAACCGGCCAGGTTGGTTTCAATTGCGGCGCTGTACAAACAGCAGCTGTGGCGCCCGCGGTTACTACGGTAGGTAATGCCTCGGGCTATATGTGGGTAACTTCCGGCTTATATAACTCATACGCCCCTGGCGATGTGCGCAAAGGCTGGAACGTGCAGAATTACAACCTTGCTGCCGACGGCACCAGGACATACAAAGCATTCCCTGCTAACCAGGCATCTATCTATACCTTCCCAAATGCCAAATGGAGGAGGGAATATGAGTTAGTGCGTCCTTATCACCCTAACCAAACGCCTGAGAATTTTACAATCATACGGTATTCAGATGTACTGCTAATGTTTGCCGAAGCCGAGAATGCGGTAAACGGCCCCACAGCCGATGCCTACAATGCCCTTAACCAGGTAAGGCGAAGGGCTTATGCTATAGGCGGTATTAAAACCATTACTGTTACCAACGGAGGCTCAGGATATACAACTGCGCCCACTGTAAGCTTTACCGGCGGCGGTGCTGGCGGCGGTGCCGCTACCGCAGTTGTATCGGGCGGTAAAGTAACTGCTATTAATCTTTCACCCAATCACGTTACCTGGTTAAGCTACGGGCAGTATACTTCTGCCCCTGCCGTTACTATAACCGGTGGCAATGGCACGGGGGCTACGGCTACCGTAACCTTATTTAATACAGATGATGCCGATGCCCCTGTTGGGATGTCGAAACCGGATTTTTTGAAATTTATACAGGATGAAAGAAAACGCGAATTGTGCTTTGAATCGCTGCGCAAGTTCGACCTGATACGCTGGGGTATATATGTAAATACTATGCAAGCTGCATCGGCACAAGCCGCTGCTGATGGTGTAGGGGCTACCAGTGTTGCACACATGATTACCTGGTATGGCCTGGTGACTGACAAATTCGTGTTACTCCCAATCCCTGCCCAGGAATTGCTGAACGACAAAGCACTTACACAAAACCCCGGCTGGAATTAA